The following nucleotide sequence is from Candidatus Zixiibacteriota bacterium.
CAAGAGTGAGAGTGGTTAAAAACAAAGTATCTCCGCCTTTCAAGGAAGCTGAGTTCGACATTATTTATGGCAGAGGCATATCTCGTCTGGGCGAATTAATCGATATTGGTGTTAAAACTGATGTTGTTGAAAAAGCCGGCACCTGGTTCTCCTACAAAGATGACAGGCTTGGCCAGGGCCGTGAAAACTCCAAAAATTACCTTAGGGAAAACCCCGAACTGATGAAAACTATTGAAAAAAATATCCGGGCTAAATTAGGTTTGAATGGCGAGGAGGAAAAAGCTAAACAACCTGAGGAGAACAAGAGTAAGGTTAAGAAATAGAATCTGATTTATAGTGAAATAGTAAATATAGGATATCTACCCAGACTGTTGACAAAGCCCACTCCGACTGGAAAGTCGGGGCTATTAAGTTTTAATTATCAATATAACCGCTTAATAGTCAGGGTGTTCCGGCCCCTGCCATTTCCATGGCGTTGAAATAAACACCAGTATTACCTTTTATCAACAACCCGAATAACTCTTAATTATTACAATATAACCGATATTATCAGAAGATATATTGACTTTTATATTCAAATTATATAAATCTGCATTGAATTATTATGAAAACCGGTCAGAAAATAAACGCAACATTATCAAGAATTTTCGAGAGAACGCGCTACTCGGAAAATATGTTTATCATTGCCCTCTCGATTTTGGTTGGAGTATTAACCGGTTTCGGTTCGGTGATGTTTCGCTGGCTGATACTAACCTGCCGTGATTTCTTTTTTGGCTCAATCCCTTTAGCCACCTCGCTAACAGGTTTTCACAGAGACTGGTTTATCCCAATCGTCCCGATGGTTGGCGGTATTTTAGTTGGTCCTATTGTCTATAAATTTGCCAAGGAGGCAAGGGGGCATGGTGTGCCGGAGGTAATGTCGGCGGTAGCTCTGCATGGAGGCACAATCAGGCCGAGAGTATCTATCGCTAAATCAGTAGCCAGCGCAATTTGCATCGGTTCGGGCGGTTCTGCCGGACGAGAAGGGCCAATTGTGCAAATCGGTTCGGCTATCGGTTCATCAATCGGTCAGCTTTTTCGTCTCTCCGGCAATCGCATCAAAGTGCTTGTTGGCTGCGGCGCTGCTGCCGGTATCTCGGCAGTATTTAATGCGCCAATAGCTGGCGTTTTATTTTCTTTAGAAATTATTCTGGGTGATTTTACAATCAAGACCTTCTCGCCGGTGATTATTTCCTCGGTGTTAGCCTCGGTAGTGTCGCGCTATTTTTTAGGAGATTACCCTGCCTTCGATATCCCCGAATATTCGCTTGTCTCGGCTTGGGAAATTCCGCTGTATATGATGTTAGGCGCATTTGCCGGAGTTATTTCGTTTATTTTTATAAAGGTTCTCTACTGGACTGAAGATTTATTTGACAATTTAAATAAAATCCCCAACGTGCTCAAACCGGCAATTGGCGGTTTGTTCCTGGGGGTTACCGGCTTAATAACACCGCAAATATTTTCGGATGGATACGAGGCTATATCATCGGCTCTTTATGGCGAGATGTTCTGGGGGCTAATGTTAGTTTTAATATTTACAAAAATTATTGCTACTTCCCTGACTCTTGGCTCCGGCAATTCCGGCGGAATATTTGCCCCCTCTTTGTTTTTAGGAGCCATGGTCGGCGGTTTTTTCGGCACTATTATGAACAACCTTTTCCCCGGGATAACCGCTCCGCCTGCAGCTTATGCCTTAGTTGGCATGGGCGCAGTTGTGGCTGGCGCAACTCATGCCACTATTACCTCGATTCTAATAGTTTTCGAGATGACCGGCGATTATCGAATCATGCTGCCAATGATGGTGGCGACAGTTTTCGCAACTCTTGTGGCTCGATGGCTTAACAATGAATCGATATATACGCTAAAATTAGTTCGCCAGGGTATAAATTTAAGCGCTGGTAAAGATATCAGCATATTAAATGAAATAAAAGTGTCTGATGTTATGGAAACTCATTATAAATCTATACCGATTCACCTGTCATTTAG
It contains:
- a CDS encoding chloride channel protein, giving the protein MKTGQKINATLSRIFERTRYSENMFIIALSILVGVLTGFGSVMFRWLILTCRDFFFGSIPLATSLTGFHRDWFIPIVPMVGGILVGPIVYKFAKEARGHGVPEVMSAVALHGGTIRPRVSIAKSVASAICIGSGGSAGREGPIVQIGSAIGSSIGQLFRLSGNRIKVLVGCGAAAGISAVFNAPIAGVLFSLEIILGDFTIKTFSPVIISSVLASVVSRYFLGDYPAFDIPEYSLVSAWEIPLYMMLGAFAGVISFIFIKVLYWTEDLFDNLNKIPNVLKPAIGGLFLGVTGLITPQIFSDGYEAISSALYGEMFWGLMLVLIFTKIIATSLTLGSGNSGGIFAPSLFLGAMVGGFFGTIMNNLFPGITAPPAAYALVGMGAVVAGATHATITSILIVFEMTGDYRIMLPMMVATVFATLVARWLNNESIYTLKLVRQGINLSAGKDISILNEIKVSDVMETHYKSIPIHLSFRGIMRLMEESKENTYPVIDNGKFYGMLSFQDLRSILTQQVVPELIIASDIATRDILTITADENLNEALQKFGFKDLDMMPVIDNNNPTKIIGILRRGDLMVHYNKRLVEKMAQ